The following coding sequences lie in one Amycolatopsis cihanbeyliensis genomic window:
- a CDS encoding peptidoglycan-binding domain-containing protein — protein sequence MRRLRYRQLWRAVAAGAALAVLATPVQAHAQQEAAAPDCSGVRTDYRTYPVLRAGDSRAEVAAAQCLLHDAGHYSGAATGSMDTGTVSAVRDYQDAKGLPSSGELGARAWTALLSAGTTPLLRDGASGAAVSRVQRALNAALSADLAMDGLFGPNTESAVRGYQSSRGLGVDGVVGPNTWAALQSGKGVSGGNPPSDAFRVFLAPANAGGSDANSGLSVSEPILTLNRAQRVLAEANPDTDVEVRIRQGTYVAPQTDWRFYVPGHSVSFIPIDYRPGDDAGDIAGRPVFTNVRDGGGYRPGWWFRVMLPSDPDDPLYEGGDTSVDFRYLRVQNYTNGLSFDGQTPRKYEDENGWRIKPSEGVNGNSVFGMDFRNIGNRHAPGKTGYGAILTTNSSDNRITNNAFNNIENSGNQVGLIHGLYITHYSSSNVVERNKFERVSGDPVKVRNESNYNSFEHNTFIRTGRSAHYRGEFCDAACKRKNPGTSRQCASYHNRFFRNDLGRNYAGTRNLPTWDLSPDGLTNAGGGRCSLPSGEKRLATGYNTY from the coding sequence GTGAGACGTCTCCGGTACAGACAGCTATGGCGTGCGGTGGCGGCGGGCGCCGCGCTGGCCGTGCTCGCCACGCCGGTGCAGGCGCATGCCCAGCAGGAGGCCGCGGCACCGGACTGCTCCGGGGTGCGAACGGACTACCGGACCTACCCGGTGCTGCGGGCGGGGGACAGCCGTGCGGAGGTGGCTGCGGCCCAGTGCCTGCTGCACGACGCCGGGCACTACTCCGGAGCCGCCACCGGCAGCATGGACACCGGCACCGTGTCCGCCGTGCGGGACTACCAGGACGCGAAGGGCCTCCCCTCCTCCGGTGAGCTCGGCGCGCGTGCCTGGACGGCGTTGCTGTCGGCGGGCACGACCCCGTTGTTGCGGGACGGTGCTTCGGGTGCGGCGGTGTCGCGGGTGCAGCGGGCGTTGAACGCGGCGTTGTCGGCCGACCTGGCGATGGATGGTTTGTTCGGGCCGAATACCGAGTCGGCGGTGCGGGGGTACCAGTCCTCGCGGGGGCTCGGCGTGGACGGGGTCGTCGGGCCGAACACCTGGGCGGCACTCCAGTCCGGCAAGGGCGTCTCCGGTGGGAACCCGCCCAGCGACGCCTTCCGGGTCTTCCTTGCCCCCGCCAACGCCGGTGGCTCGGACGCCAACAGCGGGCTCAGCGTGTCCGAGCCGATCCTGACCCTGAACCGCGCGCAGCGGGTGCTGGCCGAGGCGAACCCGGACACCGACGTCGAGGTGCGGATCCGGCAGGGCACCTACGTGGCGCCGCAGACCGACTGGCGGTTCTATGTTCCCGGCCACTCGGTCTCCTTCATCCCGATCGACTACCGGCCGGGCGACGACGCGGGTGATATCGCGGGCCGTCCGGTGTTCACCAACGTGCGGGACGGCGGTGGTTACCGGCCGGGCTGGTGGTTCCGGGTGATGCTGCCGTCCGATCCGGACGATCCGCTGTACGAGGGTGGGGACACGAGTGTCGACTTCCGGTACCTGCGGGTGCAGAACTACACCAACGGGCTGTCCTTCGACGGCCAGACCCCGCGCAAGTACGAGGACGAGAACGGCTGGCGGATCAAGCCGAGCGAGGGAGTCAACGGGAACTCGGTGTTCGGAATGGACTTCCGCAACATCGGCAACCGGCACGCCCCCGGCAAGACCGGCTACGGCGCGATCCTGACCACGAACTCCTCGGACAACCGGATCACCAACAACGCGTTCAACAACATCGAGAACAGTGGTAACCAGGTCGGCCTGATCCACGGGCTGTACATCACCCATTACAGTTCGTCGAACGTGGTGGAGCGGAACAAGTTCGAGCGCGTGTCCGGCGATCCGGTGAAGGTACGGAACGAGAGCAACTACAACAGCTTCGAACACAACACGTTCATCCGGACCGGGCGCTCGGCGCACTACCGGGGCGAGTTCTGCGACGCGGCCTGCAAGCGGAAGAACCCCGGCACCTCGCGGCAGTGCGCCTCATACCACAACCGGTTCTTCCGCAACGACCTCGGGCGCAACTACGCGGGCACCAGGAACCTGCCGACCTGGGACCTCAGCCCGGACGGGCTGACCAATGCCGGCGGTGGCCGGTGCTCGCTGCCGTCCGGGGAGAAACGCCTGGCCACCGGGTACAACACGTACTGA